The proteins below are encoded in one region of Corynebacterium felinum:
- a CDS encoding PspC domain-containing protein, producing MARRGEFYKVEDGKIIGGVCAGVAEYYGMNPLTVRLLYCGAHFFGLPMVVVYALQWLVYPSKQEHERRAKDMW from the coding sequence GTGGCACGGAGGGGCGAGTTTTATAAAGTCGAGGACGGCAAAATTATCGGTGGTGTGTGTGCAGGCGTTGCCGAGTATTACGGGATGAATCCTTTAACTGTGCGGTTGCTTTATTGTGGGGCGCATTTTTTCGGGCTGCCGATGGTGGTGGTGTATGCGTTGCAGTGGTTGGTCTACCCGAGCAAGCAGGAGCATGAGCGTCGCGCGAAAGACATGTGGTGA
- a CDS encoding DUF5926 family protein — protein sequence MAKKKKNAEQLPEGMSRRQAKLAARAAERAAFERDPRPFGELSFETDLIAVQAFVPSAKAKVQVAGIDRPVYLCTVLPGGAAAVVREDAEGEVALVALQQYKPSRNPNRDLAFALNWVKSAQVGETLESSHADGTEPKLVDVLDPKQDVVFEEFDNFNWWIPAGMQDNAEYKRAIEAANETVLPSAKVEAEISGTAWWINPGEKAHIRWVRPEHEDKVLHALARIAARGELKLGEESKFAGVFRTHGIVVPVWDLDPQRAPETYPADLKALDAKIVAELDNDAPLTADERRQLENIKSRQVTL from the coding sequence ATGGCTAAAAAGAAGAAGAACGCTGAACAACTCCCTGAGGGGATGAGCCGCCGCCAGGCGAAGCTTGCTGCCCGTGCCGCTGAGCGCGCCGCTTTTGAGCGCGATCCTCGCCCCTTTGGCGAGTTGTCCTTTGAAACTGACCTGATTGCTGTCCAGGCTTTCGTCCCGTCGGCTAAGGCAAAGGTGCAGGTTGCTGGCATTGATCGCCCAGTGTATCTGTGCACTGTGCTGCCTGGTGGTGCCGCAGCTGTGGTCCGCGAGGATGCTGAGGGTGAGGTTGCGTTGGTGGCTTTGCAGCAGTACAAGCCTTCCCGTAACCCTAACCGTGATCTTGCTTTCGCCTTGAACTGGGTGAAGAGCGCACAGGTTGGTGAAACTTTGGAGAGTTCGCACGCGGATGGCACTGAGCCGAAGCTGGTGGATGTGCTTGATCCGAAGCAGGATGTTGTGTTCGAGGAATTCGATAACTTCAACTGGTGGATTCCTGCCGGTATGCAGGACAATGCGGAGTATAAGCGCGCTATTGAAGCTGCGAATGAGACTGTGTTGCCTTCGGCTAAGGTTGAGGCGGAGATTTCTGGTACTGCGTGGTGGATTAATCCAGGTGAGAAGGCTCATATTCGTTGGGTGCGCCCAGAACATGAGGATAAGGTGCTTCATGCTTTGGCTCGTATCGCTGCTCGCGGTGAGCTGAAGTTGGGTGAGGAGTCGAAGTTTGCTGGTGTATTCCGTACTCACGGTATTGTTGTGCCTGTGTGGGATCTTGATCCGCAGCGTGCTCCTGAAACCTACCCTGCTGATCTGAAGGCACTGGATGCCAAGATTGTTGCTGAGTTGGATAACGATGCCCCGTTGACTGCGGATGAGCGTCGCCAGTTGGAGAACATTAAGTCCCGCCAGGTGACTTTGTAA
- a CDS encoding glycerophosphodiester phosphodiesterase family protein: protein MESLIIAHRGFNGVYPEMTRLAYEKALELPGLHGVETDVRLSADGQVMCTHDANTLRTTGEKRWVSMTNAARLKSLNCAHGTRWASQSMLTLDELIELVFAHDDKHLYIEAKHPHRHGRMLEEQVCLRLRYHGLLDSERVHVISFSHAAIRRIGKLAPALETFYLRRNYEQFFDSARMGWSRPSGYGISIAHAKLHPERIDAPTAPTYMWTVNEEEDIYFALEQGVRVISTDFPDRALAIKAGFEA from the coding sequence GTGGAATCCCTGATCATTGCGCATCGTGGTTTTAATGGGGTTTATCCTGAAATGACGAGGTTGGCGTATGAAAAGGCGCTGGAGTTGCCGGGGTTGCATGGGGTGGAAACTGATGTGCGGCTATCGGCTGATGGTCAGGTGATGTGCACTCATGATGCGAATACGTTGCGCACAACGGGGGAAAAACGGTGGGTGTCGATGACGAATGCTGCGCGGTTGAAGTCGTTGAACTGTGCGCACGGCACGAGGTGGGCGTCGCAAAGCATGTTGACGTTGGATGAGCTGATTGAGCTTGTGTTCGCCCATGATGATAAGCATTTATATATTGAGGCGAAGCACCCGCACCGGCATGGCCGGATGTTGGAGGAGCAGGTGTGTTTGCGTTTGCGTTACCACGGTTTGTTAGACAGTGAGCGGGTGCACGTGATTTCGTTTTCGCATGCGGCGATCAGGCGTATCGGGAAGTTGGCGCCGGCGTTGGAGACTTTTTATTTGCGCCGCAACTACGAGCAGTTTTTTGATAGCGCCCGAATGGGCTGGTCGCGCCCTAGTGGGTACGGGATTTCGATTGCGCACGCGAAGCTGCACCCTGAGCGTATCGACGCCCCCACAGCGCCGACTTATATGTGGACGGTGAACGAGGAAGAAGATATTTATTTCGCCCTTGAGCAGGGTGTGCGGGTGATTTCTACTGATTTCCCCGACAGGGCGTTGGCGATCAAGGCGGGTTTTGAAGCGTAG